One Paraburkholderia phymatum STM815 genomic window, ACGATCGCCGGACGCCTGCCCGGACCCGGCACTGTGTATCTCGGCCAAAACCTGCGCTTCAAGGCGCCCGTTCGTCCCGGCGACACCGTACAGGCCGAAGTCACGATCAAGGAACTGATCGCGGACAAACGCCGCGTGGTGTTGTCGACGGTGTGCACGGTCGACGGCAAGGTGGTGATCGATGGCGACGCGATTGTCATGCCGACCTCGCGCGATACACAGGTCAAGGCAAGCGCCGATCGCTCAGCCGTCAACGCGTGAATCAGGACTGGATATGAAAATGCCGTTTAGCATGCCGGATGAGTTTGCGTCGGGTTGGATCAAAGCAGGGTTCAACTTCTGGCGTTCGCTTCCACTGTCGAATGAC contains:
- a CDS encoding MaoC family dehydratase, with translation MNELNGFDFEDLQPGMSATFAKTITEADILLFAGASGDINAVHINEQFARTTPFKGRIAHGMLTASIISATIAGRLPGPGTVYLGQNLRFKAPVRPGDTVQAEVTIKELIADKRRVVLSTVCTVDGKVVIDGDAIVMPTSRDTQVKASADRSAVNA